CCCTGGCCGGCCGGCTTCCAATGGAGATTGAACCATTGCTGCCGAAATTCGAGGCGGGCACGTCCGTCGCCACACGGCAGGCATCCGGCAAAACACTTGATGCCCTGATGCCGCACCTGCCGCTGGTCATCGGCGGTTCAGCCGACCTGACACCCTCCAACAACACCCGCTTCAAAGGTGCGACAGATTTCCAGAAAAACAATCTCACAGGCCGCTATATCCGCTGCGGCGTCCGCGAACATGCCATGGCCGCCATTATGAACGGCATGGCCGTCAGCGGTCTGATTCGCCCCTACGGCGGCACCTTTATGGTCTTTTCCGATTATATGCGCGGCGCTTTGCGGGCGGCGTGCCTGTCGAAGTATCCTACCATCTTCGTCTTTACGCACGATACGATCGGGCTGGGTGAAGACGGCCCGACCCATCAGCCCGTTGAGCACCTGGCCTCCCTGCGGGCGATTCCCAACCTGCTGGTGATTCGTCCGGCCGATGCCAACGAAACCGCCCAGGCCTGGAAATACACCCTCGAACATCGAGATCAGCCCATCGCGCTGGCCCTCACCCGTCAGGGAGTTCCCGTACTCGACCAGAGCAAATACGCCAGTGCCGCCAATCTGGTCAAAGGGGCTTACGTCCTCATCAAGGATGACCGTCCGGAGGTGCTGCTGCTGGGGGCCGGCTCGGAGGTGCACATCGCCCTTCAGGCCCGCGAGATTCTTGCCGCCGAAGGCATTCGTTCGCAGGTTGTTTCGATGCCCTGCTGGGAGCTCTTCGAACGCCAGCCCGCCGCCTACAAAGAAAGCGTCATCCCTTCCTCGGTCAAAGCACGCATTGGTGTTGAAGCCGGCGTGCGGATGGGCTGGGACCGCTGGATTGGTCCGTGGGGCGAGTTTGTGGGGATGAGCACGTTCGGTGTGTCGGCGCCGTACAAGGTCTGCTACAAAAACTTCGGCATCACGCCGGAGGCCGTCGCCGCCGCCGCTAAAAAATCTCTCGCCGCGGCAAAATAGTAATTCTTCTCGACAATCATAATCAAAAAAAGACCCTGTTTCCCGCAGGGTCTTTTTTTTACTGACAAAGAAGCCATTCGGCTGCGAGGGTTTCCAAATCGGCCAAATCGACCTGCCCGCTCTGATTGCGGTCGGCGCCCATACACCAGTCCGGCCCGGCGCAATCGGCCGAAAGCCAATGTTCCGCCAAAACCGCAAGGCCGTTCATCCCATTGCCCGGCAGGACCCATGTCTGCGGCGGCGTCAGGACATTCAGCACAGCCCCCTGACAGCTGCTGTTGACAATCGTTCCCAGATTCGTGAGGGTACTGACCGTAATTTCGCGCCCGTTCAAATCCAGAACCGCTCCTGACTCAATTGTCAGGTCCGTCGAAGTCGGCAAAGCCAGGTCAGCCCCCATCTTCAGGGTGCCCGCCAGAATGCGTGTAGCCCCGGTGTAGGTGCACGGGCCTGCTAACGTCACCATTCCGGCGCCGCCCTTGGCGAGGTGTCCATCGCCGCTGATTGCCCCGCTGACAATCAAATCCCCCGCCTGCGCAGCCAGCAAATACCGCCTGCCTCCCGCCAGCTGAAGCGGCATCCCAATCGTCTGCATAAAAGGCGACTCGTTGACAATATCCCCCAGCAGCATAATTCGGTTTCCCGAAAGGGTAAAACTTCCCGCCGTATTCAGGAACCGAATCCCGTTGACCTGCTTGTCGGCTGCCAGATTGTTGTTCGCTGCCGTCTGAAGCGTCCCGCCGAACAGCAGATTATCCGCCCCATACGAGGGTACATCCCAGTTGGCAATCTCAGACCAATCTCCGGATACGCCGCCGCCCGTCCACACACGGGCATTCGGCGAGGCCGCCTGCTGGGTAAACCGCCACTGCTGAGCCAGCGTATGAAGCCATCGCCACTGACGCGTGTAAGACCCACTGGTCGAGCCGGCAACCGATACGGCTTTGGCCGTAATCTTATTGAGAATGCGGAAAGAGCTGTCCGTGAGCGGTTCAATCGCCCACTTCTGTGCATCATTGTTCAAGTCCGTCCATTGGCGGATATACTCACCATCCGAAAACGAACCGTTCCGCAAATCGACCGGCAGACTGCTGG
The window above is part of the Anaerohalosphaeraceae bacterium genome. Proteins encoded here:
- a CDS encoding transketolase C-terminal domain-containing protein, coding for LAGRLPMEIEPLLPKFEAGTSVATRQASGKTLDALMPHLPLVIGGSADLTPSNNTRFKGATDFQKNNLTGRYIRCGVREHAMAAIMNGMAVSGLIRPYGGTFMVFSDYMRGALRAACLSKYPTIFVFTHDTIGLGEDGPTHQPVEHLASLRAIPNLLVIRPADANETAQAWKYTLEHRDQPIALALTRQGVPVLDQSKYASAANLVKGAYVLIKDDRPEVLLLGAGSEVHIALQAREILAAEGIRSQVVSMPCWELFERQPAAYKESVIPSSVKARIGVEAGVRMGWDRWIGPWGEFVGMSTFGVSAPYKVCYKNFGITPEAVAAAAKKSLAAAK